A single Nisaea sp. DNA region contains:
- the lpxB gene encoding lipid-A-disaccharide synthase, which yields MTETAERTPLVYIVAGEASGDVLAAGLMKSLKKMTGGRVRFAGVGGDRMAAEGLTSLFPNSEMAVLGVFEVLPHAPKLLRRISQTVDDILKLQPDVLLTVDSKGFNLRVQKRLFKRRAAGQNVPFPLLHMVAPTVWAWRPGRAKVISTFLDELLVLFPFEPPYFEEHGLKTTFVGHPASMQPDGDGARLRARTRIPPKVPVLGVLPGSRAGEVRRLLPSFGETVRRLAPRYPNMRVVIPTVPGVADMVREGVKSWPLQPVILEDAEDKYDAFSAMNAALAASGTVTLELALAGVPTVVGYKVNPLSVPIGRMLVNMDAVVLANWILKRPVQPFFMQNNCTPEALTVAVARLFDDSKARGESIAAGQALREVLGTGDIAPSDRAALAVAKAAGIKVPEFPQPA from the coding sequence GTGACGGAGACTGCGGAGCGCACGCCGCTGGTTTATATCGTCGCCGGTGAAGCGTCAGGCGACGTGCTTGCGGCCGGCCTGATGAAATCGCTTAAAAAAATGACGGGCGGCCGGGTGCGTTTCGCCGGTGTTGGCGGAGACCGGATGGCGGCAGAAGGTCTGACCAGCCTTTTCCCCAATTCGGAAATGGCGGTGCTAGGGGTCTTCGAGGTCCTTCCGCATGCCCCGAAGCTGCTTCGGCGCATCAGTCAGACCGTCGACGATATCCTGAAGCTGCAGCCGGATGTGCTGCTGACGGTCGATTCCAAAGGTTTCAACCTGCGTGTGCAGAAACGACTCTTCAAGCGTCGTGCCGCGGGTCAGAACGTTCCCTTTCCGTTGCTGCATATGGTGGCTCCGACTGTCTGGGCCTGGCGGCCGGGCCGGGCGAAGGTGATCTCGACGTTCCTCGATGAGCTGCTCGTCTTGTTTCCGTTCGAGCCGCCCTATTTTGAGGAGCACGGGCTCAAGACCACATTCGTCGGGCATCCGGCATCGATGCAACCGGATGGCGACGGTGCCCGCCTGCGCGCACGAACCAGAATTCCGCCGAAGGTGCCGGTTCTTGGTGTTCTGCCGGGCAGCCGTGCGGGTGAAGTGCGCCGGTTGCTCCCGAGTTTCGGCGAGACCGTAAGGCGCCTGGCTCCGCGTTATCCTAATATGCGTGTCGTGATTCCAACCGTTCCAGGCGTCGCTGACATGGTTCGGGAAGGGGTGAAATCCTGGCCCTTGCAGCCGGTCATTCTGGAAGATGCCGAAGATAAATACGACGCGTTCTCTGCCATGAATGCGGCGTTGGCTGCTTCCGGAACGGTCACTCTTGAGTTGGCGCTTGCGGGCGTTCCGACTGTTGTCGGCTACAAGGTCAATCCGCTCTCCGTGCCGATTGGACGGATGCTTGTCAACATGGACGCGGTGGTACTGGCGAACTGGATTTTGAAGCGGCCGGTCCAGCCCTTTTTCATGCAGAATAACTGCACGCCGGAGGCGCTGACCGTCGCCGTCGCTCGGCTGTTCGATGACAGCAAGGCGCGGGGGGAAAGCATCGCCGCCGGACAGGCGCTGCGCGAGGTTCTCGGGACAGGTGACATTGCGCCGTCTGACAGGGCGGCCCTGGCTGTGGCGAAAGCGGCTGGCATTAAGGTTCCCGAGTTTCCTCAGCCGGCCTGA
- a CDS encoding ComEC/Rec2 family competence protein: protein MRRGLRAGQDWLAGVVAQNRPRAGLWLPVAFGAGIFSYFELLTEPPLYVGPALFGFLALLLAITRRSVVCVFCLIPLLAAVAGFSAAQFRTWQVAAPVLKREIAISLTGMVEEVRATSRGERLIVRVEQFGRIALEDRPGRVRLLLLKRDRAPSAGSRITVFGRFRPTPPPVAPHAFDFQRALYFGGVGAVGFALGPLTVEAAGEVPLSGRLSALRSDLSERIRSRLPGDTGALAAALLVGDRDWISEGATEAMRDAGIAHLLAISGLHMGLVAGCVFFFIRLLLSLHPAIALRWPTRRMAATGAILFATVYLLLSGASVPTQRAYVMTVVVLIGVVIGRRAISMRLIASAAAIIMAARPEYVLGASFQLSFAAVICLVAIYETGTWSMYPARGQLFGGFTRHVGLLALSSFVASSATLPLALYHFQKAALYGVATNLLAVPAASLWIMPFGAAALILMPFGFEGLALVPMGWGIDGVLQLARVVQGWPYATHAVAAAPGWVMGLTAFSGLWLCLSRGRIRFGAVPVLVVCMGVLVASPWVPPTLVIADRAKMVGVFSGAGIVSTSRHSGFAVDVWRRRAGVLDAQGDEPAAPSRFHCDSLGCAMDAPRIGSVAWSSDAQSLAEDCRRADILVTRVRVPDICPMPRLILGPKQIRAGGSIAIWLDKPVPKVVYSRQIQGNRPWSRGIARSRNKTN, encoded by the coding sequence TTGCGTCGGGGGCTTCGGGCCGGGCAGGACTGGCTGGCAGGTGTCGTGGCGCAAAACCGACCGCGTGCCGGGCTCTGGCTGCCCGTTGCGTTCGGCGCCGGTATTTTCAGCTATTTCGAGTTGCTGACTGAGCCGCCTCTCTATGTAGGCCCGGCGCTGTTTGGTTTCCTTGCGTTGCTGTTGGCGATCACAAGGCGCTCCGTGGTTTGCGTCTTTTGTCTGATACCGTTGCTGGCTGCTGTCGCCGGGTTCTCGGCAGCGCAATTCAGGACATGGCAGGTCGCCGCCCCGGTCCTGAAGCGGGAAATCGCGATTTCTCTCACCGGGATGGTGGAGGAAGTGCGGGCCACCTCACGGGGGGAGAGGTTGATCGTCCGTGTGGAGCAGTTTGGCCGGATTGCGCTGGAAGACCGGCCCGGCCGGGTGAGGCTGCTTTTGCTGAAACGGGACAGGGCGCCGTCTGCCGGCTCGCGGATCACGGTCTTTGGGCGTTTCAGACCGACGCCTCCGCCGGTCGCTCCCCATGCCTTTGATTTTCAAAGAGCGCTCTATTTTGGGGGAGTCGGCGCCGTCGGCTTTGCCCTTGGGCCGTTGACCGTGGAGGCTGCGGGGGAGGTGCCTCTGTCTGGCAGGCTCTCGGCTCTTCGCAGTGATCTTTCGGAGCGAATCAGATCCCGGCTTCCGGGAGATACCGGTGCGCTTGCCGCCGCGCTTCTTGTTGGGGACCGGGACTGGATCTCCGAGGGTGCGACTGAGGCCATGCGGGATGCGGGTATTGCCCATCTGCTCGCCATCTCGGGGTTGCATATGGGGCTGGTTGCCGGGTGTGTGTTCTTCTTCATCCGCCTGCTGTTAAGCCTCCACCCAGCGATAGCGCTGCGCTGGCCAACGAGAAGAATGGCGGCGACGGGCGCAATCCTGTTCGCGACGGTCTATCTGTTGTTGTCCGGCGCGTCCGTGCCGACGCAGCGCGCCTATGTCATGACAGTGGTCGTGCTAATCGGGGTCGTGATCGGCCGGCGGGCAATTTCCATGCGCCTGATTGCCTCCGCCGCCGCGATCATCATGGCGGCGCGTCCCGAATATGTCCTGGGCGCCAGCTTCCAGTTGTCTTTCGCCGCAGTTATTTGCCTCGTTGCCATCTACGAGACCGGTACGTGGAGCATGTATCCGGCGCGTGGCCAACTTTTTGGCGGATTTACCCGGCATGTCGGGTTGCTTGCACTGAGTTCCTTTGTTGCCTCAAGCGCCACATTGCCGTTGGCACTCTATCACTTTCAGAAAGCCGCACTTTACGGCGTTGCGACCAACTTGCTTGCTGTTCCGGCCGCTAGCCTGTGGATTATGCCGTTCGGTGCGGCGGCGCTGATCCTAATGCCATTCGGGTTTGAGGGACTGGCGCTGGTACCGATGGGTTGGGGGATAGACGGCGTTCTTCAGCTCGCCAGGGTCGTCCAGGGCTGGCCGTATGCGACACACGCTGTTGCGGCGGCTCCTGGTTGGGTCATGGGCCTCACGGCCTTCTCGGGGCTTTGGTTGTGCCTGTCGCGTGGACGTATACGGTTCGGTGCCGTTCCGGTTCTTGTTGTGTGCATGGGCGTACTTGTGGCGTCTCCCTGGGTTCCGCCAACACTGGTCATTGCGGATCGGGCCAAGATGGTCGGTGTGTTTTCAGGAGCGGGGATAGTCTCGACGTCAAGACATTCGGGGTTTGCTGTCGATGTCTGGCGTCGTCGTGCGGGAGTGTTGGACGCGCAAGGAGATGAGCCGGCCGCGCCATCCCGGTTCCATTGTGACAGTCTGGGCTGCGCGATGGACGCACCGCGGATCGGTTCTGTTGCCTGGTCCTCCGATGCGCAATCTCTTGCGGAGGATTGCCGGCGGGCGGACATTCTTGTGACCCGGGTAAGAGTGCCGGATATCTGTCCGATGCCGCGGCTGATCTTAGGGCCAAAGCAAATCAGGGCTGGCGGCTCAATTGCAATCTGGCTGGATAAACCCGTGCCAAAAGTTGTATACTCAAGGCAGATACAGGGAAACAGGCCTTGGTCACGCGGAATTGCGCGTAGCCGCAATAAAACAAATTGA
- the glp gene encoding gephyrin-like molybdotransferase Glp: MPNDLLPVEEALSRILSAMPVMPAEDVPLTDAHGRTAAADIAARRTQPPEAVSAMDGYAVRGLDVAEKGARLKRIGTAPAGHIFEGTVGPGEAVRIFTGGAVPHGADTIVIQEDVKASAEKDGATLEVTEATRTGAYVRPAGLDFREGDIRIKTGRVLTARDIGMAAAMNVPWIEVRRKPRVAILPTGDEIIRPGDPTGPNKIVSSNSYALAALVRACGGEPTILGIAPDTVEGLQAMVRGARGADILITTGGASVGEHDLVRHALGSDKFGPGGLELDFWKIAMRPGKPLIFGHIGDTPLLGLPGNPVSTIVCGTVFLRPAISAMLGRAEPENRTLKARLAMPLKENDRRQDYLRATYHLDENGEAVVEIFERQDSSMLALLAEANCLLIRPPHGPALAAGTKVNILPLGIGTISI, from the coding sequence ATGCCGAATGATCTGCTGCCGGTCGAGGAAGCGCTAAGCCGCATCCTCTCCGCAATGCCGGTGATGCCAGCCGAGGACGTGCCGCTGACGGACGCACACGGGCGCACCGCCGCCGCGGATATCGCGGCGCGACGCACACAACCTCCGGAAGCTGTCTCGGCGATGGACGGCTATGCCGTGCGCGGCTTAGACGTGGCCGAAAAGGGCGCCAGACTGAAACGGATCGGGACGGCCCCCGCCGGTCATATCTTCGAGGGTACGGTCGGCCCAGGTGAGGCGGTCCGCATTTTCACAGGCGGCGCGGTGCCTCATGGCGCCGACACCATCGTCATTCAGGAAGACGTGAAGGCCAGCGCAGAAAAAGACGGGGCCACACTTGAGGTTACCGAAGCGACCAGAACCGGCGCCTATGTGCGCCCGGCGGGGCTCGATTTCCGTGAGGGCGATATCCGGATCAAGACCGGACGGGTTCTGACCGCCCGTGATATCGGCATGGCCGCCGCCATGAACGTGCCCTGGATCGAAGTGCGCCGGAAACCGCGCGTTGCCATCCTGCCAACCGGCGACGAGATCATCCGGCCGGGCGATCCAACAGGGCCGAACAAGATTGTTAGCTCGAACAGTTATGCTCTGGCGGCGCTGGTGCGGGCCTGTGGCGGCGAGCCGACTATCCTCGGCATTGCTCCCGACACGGTCGAGGGCCTGCAAGCCATGGTACGTGGCGCCAGAGGCGCGGACATTCTAATCACGACCGGCGGCGCCTCCGTCGGCGAACACGATCTTGTCCGTCACGCACTCGGCAGCGACAAGTTCGGCCCCGGCGGGCTTGAGCTTGATTTCTGGAAGATCGCCATGCGCCCCGGCAAACCGCTGATCTTCGGTCATATCGGCGACACCCCGCTGCTCGGCCTGCCGGGCAACCCGGTCTCCACTATCGTCTGCGGCACCGTATTCCTGCGTCCGGCTATCTCCGCCATGCTTGGCAGGGCCGAGCCGGAAAACCGCACCCTGAAAGCGCGCCTCGCCATGCCGCTAAAGGAAAACGACCGGCGCCAGGACTATCTGCGCGCGACGTATCATCTGGACGAAAACGGCGAGGCCGTGGTCGAGATATTCGAGCGCCAGGACAGCTCAATGCTGGCTCTGCTGGCTGAGGCGAACTGTCTGCTGATCCGTCCGCCGCACGGGCCGGCGCTTGCCGCGGGCACTAAAGTCAACATTCTTCCCCTCGGTATCGGGACGATTTCGATCTGA
- the gltX gene encoding glutamate--tRNA ligase — protein MSVVTRFAPSPTGFLHIGGARTALYNWLYARHTGGKYLVRIEDTDKARSTPEAVQAIFDGLAWLGLLGDEEPVYQSAQLERHAEVAKELVAKGRAYYCYCTPEELQTMREEAKAAGKPMRYNGMWRDRDPSEAPAGVAPVVRLKAPLEGETTLSDHIQGDVTVQNEQLDDFVLLRGDGTPTYMLSVVVDDHDMGITHVLRGDDHLNNAFRQAALYRAMEWDVPEFGHIPLIHGADGAKLSKRHGALGVDAYREMGYLPETLKNYLLRLGWGHGDDEIISSAQAIEWFTLEAVGRSPSRFDLAKLENLNGHYIREADNERLTGLVIAGLGDVDEVGRSRILKGMNGLKQRAKTMVELTENAAFYTAAVPLTFTEKARNLLTEEALSHLAALTADLEAIPEWNEEAIEQAVRTVAEKADIKLGKLAQPLRAALTGSTVSPGIFEVAAVLERAETLARLKAVCGTAQ, from the coding sequence ATGTCCGTCGTAACGCGTTTTGCCCCGTCGCCAACCGGTTTCCTGCATATCGGTGGCGCAAGGACCGCGCTCTATAACTGGCTCTATGCGCGGCACACGGGCGGAAAATATCTGGTCCGGATCGAGGATACAGACAAGGCACGCTCCACACCCGAAGCGGTGCAGGCAATCTTCGACGGTCTCGCGTGGCTAGGCCTGCTTGGCGACGAGGAGCCGGTCTATCAGTCAGCCCAACTGGAGCGTCATGCGGAAGTGGCCAAGGAACTGGTCGCCAAGGGCCGGGCCTATTACTGCTACTGCACCCCGGAAGAACTCCAGACCATGCGCGAAGAGGCGAAGGCGGCCGGAAAACCGATGCGGTACAACGGCATGTGGCGCGACCGCGATCCGTCGGAAGCACCTGCGGGCGTCGCCCCGGTTGTCCGCCTCAAGGCCCCGCTGGAAGGCGAGACAACTCTGTCAGACCATATCCAGGGCGACGTCACCGTGCAAAACGAGCAGCTTGACGATTTCGTGCTGCTGCGTGGCGACGGCACCCCGACCTACATGCTGTCCGTGGTCGTCGACGACCATGATATGGGCATCACCCATGTGCTGCGCGGCGACGACCATCTGAACAACGCTTTCCGCCAGGCCGCGCTTTACCGCGCAATGGAGTGGGACGTTCCGGAATTCGGCCATATCCCGCTGATTCACGGTGCCGACGGCGCCAAGCTGTCAAAGCGCCATGGCGCGCTCGGCGTGGATGCCTACCGGGAGATGGGCTATCTGCCGGAAACCTTGAAAAATTATCTGCTTCGCCTTGGCTGGGGTCACGGCGACGATGAGATCATCTCCTCTGCGCAGGCCATTGAATGGTTCACTCTGGAAGCCGTCGGCCGCTCTCCATCCCGTTTCGATCTTGCCAAACTGGAAAATCTGAATGGCCATTATATCCGCGAAGCCGATAACGAACGGCTGACCGGACTCGTCATCGCCGGTCTCGGCGACGTCGACGAGGTAGGCCGCAGCCGGATTCTTAAAGGCATGAACGGCCTTAAACAACGCGCTAAAACCATGGTTGAGCTGACTGAGAATGCCGCGTTCTATACTGCGGCCGTGCCATTGACTTTCACGGAAAAGGCCAGAAATCTTCTAACGGAAGAAGCTCTTAGCCACCTAGCAGCTCTCACCGCCGATCTCGAAGCGATTCCGGAGTGGAACGAGGAAGCCATTGAGCAAGCCGTCCGCACCGTTGCCGAAAAAGCCGATATCAAACTCGGAAAACTTGCCCAACCGCTGCGCGCTGCGCTAACGGGATCAACTGTTTCGCCGGGCATCTTCGAGGTTGCCGCTGTTCTGGAACGCGCAGAAACCTTGGCCCGGCTCAAGGCGGTTTGCGGCACTGCACAATAG
- the moaC gene encoding cyclic pyranopterin monophosphate synthase MoaC — protein MSELTHFDERGNAAMVDVGDKEITERTATAAGTVTMAPATMKLIVDGGVKKGDVLSVARLAGIMGAKKTPDLIPLCHPLSLTSVKVELTCDTDRNAVDISATCKLKGRTGVEMEALTAVSVAGLTVYDMCKAVDRGMKLENIRLIHKAGGKSGDWHAE, from the coding sequence ATGAGCGAACTGACCCATTTCGACGAGCGCGGCAATGCCGCCATGGTCGATGTCGGCGACAAGGAAATCACAGAGCGCACCGCCACGGCGGCCGGTACGGTGACTATGGCCCCGGCAACCATGAAACTGATCGTCGATGGTGGCGTGAAGAAAGGCGATGTGCTTTCCGTCGCCCGTCTCGCCGGCATCATGGGCGCGAAGAAGACACCGGACCTGATCCCGCTTTGCCATCCGCTTTCCCTCACCTCAGTCAAGGTCGAGCTGACCTGCGATACCGACCGCAATGCCGTCGATATCTCTGCGACCTGCAAGCTCAAGGGCCGCACCGGTGTCGAGATGGAGGCGCTCACCGCCGTCAGTGTCGCCGGACTCACCGTCTATGACATGTGCAAAGCCGTGGACCGAGGGATGAAGCTCGAGAATATCCGCCTCATTCACAAGGCGGGCGGCAAATCCGGAGACTGGCATGCCGAATGA
- the lexA gene encoding transcriptional repressor LexA, producing MLTKKQHQLLLFIQKRLEEDGVSPSFDEMKDALDLKSKSGIHRLITALEERGFIRRLPHRARALEILRTPDSSAAAPTQAAVTHPAALDRPASRGFTPNVIPGNFARASRDVEETAPPAPEQAATHSDEEMIDLPMLGRIAAGTPIEALRDNSARIGIPGSMIRAGDHYALEVSGDSMVDAGILDGDTVIIKRGDTADNGSIVVALVDENEVTLKRLRRRGHAIALEPANPNYETRIFGPDQVRIQGSLVGLMRKY from the coding sequence ATGCTCACCAAAAAGCAGCACCAACTACTGCTGTTCATCCAGAAACGTCTGGAAGAAGACGGCGTCTCTCCCTCCTTCGATGAAATGAAGGATGCACTAGACCTGAAATCCAAGTCTGGTATTCACCGACTGATCACGGCGCTGGAGGAACGCGGTTTCATCCGGCGCCTGCCACACCGGGCCCGGGCGCTTGAAATACTGCGCACGCCCGATTCAAGCGCAGCGGCTCCGACCCAGGCGGCTGTAACGCATCCGGCTGCGCTCGACCGTCCGGCCAGCCGTGGGTTCACCCCGAATGTCATCCCCGGTAATTTTGCCCGCGCCTCACGGGATGTCGAGGAAACGGCCCCCCCCGCTCCGGAACAGGCAGCAACGCATTCAGATGAAGAGATGATCGATCTTCCCATGTTGGGTCGGATCGCCGCCGGCACGCCAATTGAAGCCCTGCGCGACAATAGTGCGCGCATCGGCATTCCGGGCTCCATGATCCGGGCGGGTGATCATTACGCGCTTGAGGTTTCCGGTGATTCCATGGTCGATGCCGGAATTCTCGACGGCGATACAGTGATCATCAAACGCGGGGATACGGCCGATAACGGCAGTATCGTTGTCGCCCTTGTCGATGAGAACGAAGTTACACTGAAACGTCTGCGCCGGCGCGGGCACGCGATCGCTCTGGAGCCTGCCAACCCGAATTACGAAACACGTATATTCGGCCCGGACCAGGTCCGGATCCAAGGCAGTCTTGTCGGATTGATGAGGAAATATTAA
- the trpD gene encoding anthranilate phosphoribosyltransferase, with translation MTGDIQDMKSLIGHVATGASLSEAQAETAFDIIMSGNATPAQMGGFLMALRVRGETVEEITGAAKAMRAKALRISAPANAMDTVGTGGDGAKTYNISSASAFVLAGTGQPVAKHGNRALSSRTGAADVLSALGINNECDMSLVQKAINEAGICFLMAPRHHSSMRHVGGTRVELGTRTIFNLLGPLSNPAFVKRQLVGVFAREWVEPVAQVLGKLGSERAWVVHGSDGLDEITTTGPTYVSALEDGKVRSFEISPEDAGLPLAKPEDLKGGAPEENAKALRALLEGQPGAYRDVVLFNTAAALMVSEKVSTLKDGVALAAETIDSGKALAKLEALIKVTNSLNEAVAHD, from the coding sequence ATGACCGGCGACATCCAGGACATGAAGTCGCTGATCGGGCACGTGGCGACTGGCGCTTCGCTGTCGGAAGCACAGGCCGAGACCGCATTCGACATCATCATGTCGGGCAACGCCACACCGGCGCAGATGGGCGGTTTCCTGATGGCGCTGCGGGTCCGAGGCGAAACCGTCGAGGAGATCACTGGCGCCGCGAAGGCAATGCGAGCGAAAGCACTTCGTATCAGCGCTCCCGCCAATGCCATGGATACGGTCGGCACCGGCGGGGACGGCGCGAAGACCTACAACATCTCCTCCGCCAGTGCCTTTGTGCTGGCCGGTACGGGTCAGCCTGTTGCGAAGCACGGCAACCGCGCCCTCTCCTCCCGCACCGGAGCTGCCGACGTGCTGAGCGCGCTCGGTATCAACAACGAGTGCGACATGAGCCTGGTGCAAAAGGCCATCAACGAAGCCGGTATCTGCTTCCTGATGGCCCCCCGTCATCATTCCTCCATGCGCCATGTCGGCGGCACCCGCGTCGAACTCGGCACGCGGACGATCTTCAACCTGCTCGGCCCGCTCTCCAATCCGGCCTTCGTGAAGCGCCAGCTTGTCGGTGTCTTTGCCCGCGAATGGGTGGAACCGGTGGCGCAGGTGCTCGGCAAACTCGGCTCCGAAAGGGCCTGGGTCGTGCACGGCTCCGACGGCCTCGATGAAATCACCACAACCGGCCCCACTTATGTCTCCGCGCTGGAAGACGGCAAGGTCCGCTCCTTCGAGATCTCGCCCGAAGATGCCGGCCTGCCGCTGGCCAAGCCGGAAGATCTCAAGGGCGGTGCCCCGGAAGAAAACGCGAAGGCTCTGCGCGCCCTTCTGGAAGGTCAGCCCGGCGCCTATCGCGACGTTGTGCTATTCAATACCGCAGCCGCTCTGATGGTATCCGAGAAGGTCTCCACTTTAAAAGACGGTGTCGCCCTGGCTGCCGAGACCATCGACAGCGGCAAGGCACTGGCCAAACTCGAGGCACTCATCAAAGTCACAAATTCCCTCAACGAGGCGGTAGCCCATGACTGA
- the trpC gene encoding indole-3-glycerol phosphate synthase TrpC has protein sequence MTDILAKICADKREYIAACKAARPVGKLKARVDEASAPRGFGSALKRASRVGYGLIAEVKKASPSKGLIRADFDPPRLAEAYAGGGATCLSVLTDMPYFQGHDDYLIAARNTVTLPVLRKDFMLDPYQIWESRALGADCILLIMAALEDAQAAELEALATELRMDVLIEVHDGAELDRALELKSPLIGINNRNLKTMVTDIATTEELAARVPSDRLLISESGLNEPADLARMAAVGARCFLVGESLMRQEDVRRATAILLNDPVPAVA, from the coding sequence ATGACTGACATCCTCGCAAAGATCTGCGCGGACAAGCGCGAGTATATCGCTGCCTGCAAGGCCGCCAGGCCGGTAGGAAAGCTGAAGGCACGCGTCGACGAGGCTTCGGCGCCCCGCGGTTTCGGCTCTGCCCTGAAGAGGGCTTCCCGGGTCGGCTACGGACTGATCGCAGAGGTCAAGAAAGCCTCTCCCAGCAAAGGGCTGATCCGCGCCGATTTCGATCCCCCGCGCCTCGCGGAAGCCTATGCAGGTGGCGGCGCCACCTGTCTCTCCGTGCTGACCGATATGCCCTATTTCCAGGGCCATGACGACTATCTGATCGCTGCCCGGAACACGGTCACACTTCCGGTCCTGCGCAAGGACTTCATGCTCGACCCTTACCAGATATGGGAGTCCCGCGCGCTGGGTGCCGATTGCATCCTGCTGATCATGGCGGCACTTGAAGACGCGCAAGCGGCCGAGCTTGAAGCGCTGGCAACCGAGCTCCGTATGGATGTGCTGATCGAGGTGCATGACGGCGCGGAACTCGACCGGGCTCTCGAACTGAAATCACCGCTTATCGGCATCAACAACCGAAACCTCAAGACCATGGTGACGGATATCGCGACGACCGAAGAACTGGCCGCGCGGGTACCCTCGGACCGGCTTTTGATATCAGAAAGCGGTCTCAATGAGCCGGCCGACCTTGCCCGCATGGCGGCCGTTGGCGCCCGCTGCTTCCTGGTCGGCGAAAGCCTGATGCGGCAGGAGGATGTTCGGCGCGCCACTGCAATCCTGCTGAACGATCCAGTGCCGGCAGTTGCCTGA
- a CDS encoding citrate synthase — translation MTKSNTGSFTLTDNQTGKSYDLPVLHASVGPNVVDVRKFYAQTDHFTYDPGFTSTGSCESGLTYIDGDKGILLHRGYRIEDLAANCSFLEVAHLLLNGDLPNKEQKAKFDHDVTYHTMVHEQLSNFYRGFRRDAHPMAILCGVVGALSAFYHDSTDINDEHARMVASFRLIAKMPTLAAMAYKYSIGQPFNYPKNNLGYAENFLHMMFSVPAEEYEMNPVLAKAMDRLFILHADHEQNASTSTVRLAGSSGANPFACIAAGIASLWGPAHGGANEAVLTMLNEIGHKDNIKEYIAKAKDKDDPFRLMGFGHRVYKNYDPRAKVMQESCHEVLEILGVDDPLLELAMELEKIALEDPYFVDRKLFPNVDFYSGIVLKAMGFPTSMFTVLFAVARTTGWVAQWKESIEDPQAKIGRPRQLYTGPTERPFVPLDKR, via the coding sequence ATGACTAAATCAAACACCGGCAGCTTTACACTCACCGATAATCAGACCGGCAAGAGCTACGACCTTCCAGTCCTGCACGCATCGGTCGGCCCAAACGTGGTCGATGTCCGTAAATTCTACGCCCAGACGGATCATTTTACCTATGATCCCGGTTTCACCTCGACCGGCTCTTGTGAGTCCGGCCTGACCTATATCGACGGTGACAAGGGCATTCTGCTCCATCGCGGCTATCGGATCGAAGATCTGGCTGCCAACTGTTCCTTTCTCGAGGTTGCCCATCTGCTGCTGAACGGCGATCTGCCGAACAAGGAACAGAAGGCCAAGTTCGATCACGACGTGACCTATCACACGATGGTGCACGAGCAGCTCAGCAACTTCTATCGCGGCTTCCGCCGGGATGCGCACCCGATGGCCATCCTTTGCGGTGTCGTCGGCGCCCTATCCGCCTTCTATCACGATTCCACGGACATCAATGACGAGCACGCCCGCATGGTGGCGTCCTTCCGTCTGATCGCGAAGATGCCGACCCTGGCCGCCATGGCGTACAAATACTCCATCGGCCAGCCGTTCAATTATCCGAAAAACAACCTCGGCTACGCCGAAAACTTCCTGCACATGATGTTCTCGGTCCCGGCCGAGGAATACGAGATGAACCCGGTCCTGGCCAAGGCAATGGACCGCCTGTTCATCCTGCATGCCGATCATGAGCAGAACGCATCCACCTCGACCGTCCGTCTGGCCGGTTCCTCTGGCGCCAACCCGTTTGCCTGCATCGCAGCCGGTATCGCCTCTCTCTGGGGCCCGGCACATGGCGGCGCGAACGAAGCCGTGCTGACGATGCTCAACGAGATCGGCCACAAGGACAATATCAAGGAGTACATCGCAAAGGCGAAGGACAAGGACGATCCGTTCCGTCTGATGGGCTTCGGTCACCGGGTCTACAAGAACTACGACCCGCGCGCCAAGGTCATGCAGGAAAGCTGTCACGAGGTGCTGGAAATCCTCGGCGTCGACGATCCCCTGCTGGAACTGGCGATGGAGCTCGAGAAAATTGCGCTGGAAGACCCGTATTTCGTGGACCGCAAGCTGTTCCCGAATGTCGATTTCTATTCTGGCATCGTGCTGAAGGCGATGGGCTTCCCGACCTCCATGTTCACCGTCCTGTTCGCCGTTGCCCGGACCACGGGCTGGGTCGCGCAGTGGAAGGAAAGCATCGAGGATCCGCAGGCAAAAATCGGCCGCCCGCGCCAACTTTACACTGGCCCGACCGAGCGTCCGTTTGTCCCGCTCGACAAACGCTGA